The nucleotide sequence CACGGTTAAATAGGATATGTTGAGCGAAGAAGAGTTGGCCAAGCAGTGGGTATGTGTTTTTTGGCTTAATACAGGGAAGCCTTAAAACACGCCTAATTGATGTAGCGTCTGGGTGCAGCGCAGATTCACCAACAACACAATCCAGCAGCTGTCGATTGCGCCACACGACACCGCCCATTACGTAATCGGCGGCCCCCCAAAATGTGCCGGCCGACGAAAACGCCAGAAATAGCCGCCCAGCCTCTGTCTTTTCCCGAACAGGAAATCGCGCGTTAATGGCGAGTGCTGTGTTTGCCCCTTTCGGACACAGGCGTCCCGGGCTATTTTTAGCAGCCGGCGCCTCGAACATGTCACAGCATAGCGTTATTATATAAACTGGTGCTTGTTCACTCTCTGTATGGACACTCTCCCGCTTCTTCTGCTCATCAACCAACCAACCAAACACACACATCACACATAACAATGGCCTCCTCCACTTCTTCCCACTCCTCCGTCAGCTCTAGCTCCTCCGTCCACACCAACAGTAATCTGGTCTCCGCCGCTGTCGTCTCCGCCTCCTCCGTCAGCGCTACCTCTACACActccaccaccacctccaAGAATTCCAAGAACGCTGCCCCAGGTATGGTCGCCAACCCTGTCTCGTGGAAGTACGGTGTCGCTCTAGGTGCCGTCTTGGCCGGTTCTTTCGTCTTAGGTGCTGGTATCTAAGTGGACCTTTCATTCATCACATTACATTAGACTGAcatacatttttttcattccGCTATCCCTCACTCACTCACActaatataatatatactACTacaattcaatattataaaCTCATTAATTATTCAACTCTTTGTTCTCATAGATTCATTTTCTTACCCAGACAAAACGTCAACTACAAATTTTTTACCGCCCATTTAACAACTGAACTACTAACCTAACCACACTTACACACAAGCGCAACCAACCAACCAACCAACCAACCAGCAATGGCCTCCTTCGTCGTCTCCCTATGGCAATCCATCTTCGAGCCAGGAACCACCCCACAACTACTAATAGCAACACATCTATCATTCACAGCATTGATTGCTACCTTAATATGGTTGATCTACGCAACAAATGGTAACATCCACTTCTACATCCTACTAACCATCGCCTCCCTCCTTTGGATCACCGTCATTTGGTTCATCCAAGAACTGAAATCtgttcaattgaaaagtAATGAAGAACTGGGCATCCCAAACATTAACACCAACACCGACGACGAAAAGAAACCTGAGGCAACTACCACCGCTCGCAAGTCCACCAATGGCAAAACCAAGTCCAGAAAAGTATAAATCCATCTATATAATCTTTCTAGCTATCCATACATACATAATATAATAGTTTGCACACATTGACAGCATCACAACATTCGTCACAAACGACCACCCGAAACAACGAAACTTTCGATGCAATGactaaaaataataaatacatATTTTTAGATACAAACAAACGAAATCACCAGGcatccatccatccatccatcACTCCCTCGCTTCTTCCCTTTAAAATACAACAATGGACGCAGGATTATCTGCAAtgaatcaacaacaacaacatatCATGTCGCAGCAGGGCCAAATGAGAGAACAATTACTGCATAACGACATTGGAGGAATAGATATAACGCAAGAGACACCACTATCGACAAAGCAGGGGGCACCAATGCCCATGCCCATGCCCgtgcaacaacaacaatactACCAGATGCCGCCACCAACTACCCAAGTACCTCTCGCTGTCCAGCCCCAACAGTTCCCGCCACAAcaacattatcatcaaGTGTTCCCaccaccacaacaacaacaacagcagcaatACGCgtaccaacaacaacaatttcaaagaatggGCCCTCCAGCCCCACAGAATCAACCAAACATGATGGGCATGGCGAAACCGAAACCGAAACCAAGAGTGAGTTCACCGCCACAGGATGAGAAGAGGTCCTATTCCTTGAATCAGAAATCATtctccaatttcttcaaacatAGAGCAGGATCGAGTCCCTTTAGCAAGCATAAGAAATCGTCTCCAGCACGAATGGGCGGAGGTGGAGGTGGTGATGATGGCGGCGATGGGGACGAGGATGAAGTCGTCGTGATGGAGGATGATCCAAGTTCCGCAACGTACACGTTTAATGATATTCAGACCTTTGGATATAAGAATGGAGACAAGTTTGGAGTGAGTAGTGATACCACACCACTGATACCCACTTTGATTACTAAACAGGGAGATTCCATGTCCAATACAGAGTATAGAAAGTATCAGACTAACCAGAAGAAATTGGCAAGGAACGCATTGGCAAAGCAACAGAAGGCTGGCGGTGCTGTACCCGGTGGGCAACAACAAACGCCAAATAATCCAAGAGCAATGTCTTTACAAACTGGTGCCAACCCTTATTATCAGAATCCTATGCAAAGACAACCATTCCCCAatccaaatccaaatcCAAACCAAAATATAAATGTCAACAATCCAAGAGCCAATTCGTTAATGACTACACCccaacaacagcaacaacaacaaccgtattatcaacaattccaacagcaacaacaacagcaacgCATGCAGTTCCAACAATACCAAGCCCCACCAAATGCTAATCCCTCTATGCCAATGGCACCTCCACAACAACGTCAACAAGAGCCAAGAACAATGTCATTGACGAACCCGTCGAATCGAATGTTGCCAATGAATGACAGAAGATTCCAACctccacaacaacaaatgcACCCTCAATCCCAACCTCAAGTAGAGCAACGTCCCTTCTatcaaaaaattggaacaaGCTCATCCTCCATGGGAAGCAGTAACCCACCAGAGATGCATTCCATAGGTTCCTCTAATGAAACGTCAACGGCAAATACTTCTCAGactgaaaatgaatttttaaatCAAAACGTAAGAACGTCACCATTAAGAAACCAGATAAATAGCTTACCCGTTGATGATGTCTCGCCAATTCATCCTTCCAATGAGCAGTATGTAAGTAAGGCAagattaaatattttgaaattatccCAACCACAACaggaagaacaaaatgaaagagagcagcaacaacaagagGAACAGCAGGAGAGGATAAGGAAGCAGAATTTGCAGAAGGAGAAGGAATTGCGTGAGCAGCAACAGTTACAAAAGGTgcaacaagaacaacaacagcaactAAAACTGCAGAAGGAGAGGGAAATTCAAGAGCAACTTAAAAGAGCACAACTTGAAAGGGAATtacagcagcagcagcagcagcagcaacaacagcaacaggTTTTGCAGCATGATAATCTCAATCTACGGCCTACCAGTCTCCTGGAAACTGGTCTTCAATCGTTGTCTCTAAATGATCCATCCAATAGAGGTTCTACGGCCACGTATACTTCTACCTTCAGCGAATCTccagaaaagaagaatgcTTTGAATAAGGCAACTGGAATGtatcaattggaaaatgcTACTGGAACAAGAGAATATGTTACTGCACAGGAGTTTCCAAATGAATCTGACAATTATCACAATATTCAAACATCACGTCGCCAATCACAACTTTCATCGGCAAGTACGGTTGAAATGAACCCAAGTACAAATGGCACAGATCCAAGAAGAATCCCCACGCAATCATCTATATCCACTATTCATACAGCTACAAGTACATCCTCCACAACAAGCGAAGccaattcaaagaaaagattCTCTATGACAAAGAcaaagaattttttgaagaagagattATCAAAGGATTATAGTACTTCTTCCGATCTTCAAAACAAGAGAACTCCAAGCATTGTAAGCATGAGCAGTAATAATAGCATTGCGGATGATACATTTCAATATAAGAAGGAAGCAAATAAGAAACAGGCGAACCGCCCAATTTCAATGGCATCTGTGATGTCCGAATCCTCGAATAAGAAAAGGTTAAGCACCAATACTGTTCAGCCACTATCAATCCCAGAAAGCCCTATAATGCAAAATAGGCAATCAACAATTCGTCCAATTAGGGAACATATCGTTGAAGCTGATGATTTTGTATTTGACAACACAGTTGCAAAGGAATATCAGCCTAGTTTCAAGATTTTGGGTAAGAAAAGCTCAACAAAGACTATAACGATATCAGGTGAACAACTGAACATAATAACAGAGAATACAGAATTGATGAAGGAGTTGACTCTCGTATCAACAGCCTTAGCGGAATCAATAAAGAGGGAGACCATATTGGAGGAGAGAATACGATCAAAACATGATACAATGGATACTGATAGACCGTTATCattggatgattttgaaattgagtTGAGGAAAAAATCATCCAAGATAGTGGAGTTGATTCAACAATTAAACGATGAACgattgaaaagatttatcGCAGAGGAGCAGCTTTtgttgaaagaaaatggagCTAGTCCAAGTTCTATTGAATTGGTTCAAACTATTAATGACTTGAAGATGTCGCTGGACTCCAAAGATGATGAGATTAGAACGCTGAAGGAAAAAATCTTTCAACTGGAAGAACCACAAGAGAATTTTTTATGATATAGGACAAATTATTGTAGTGTAAGtaatgaaaacaaaacGAACATTTATCAAAGTTGATGAAGACTTGTTTAATCTGtctatatattattattcgtTGTTTTGTCGTACGAACggatattttttgaaaattggGAAGTTCTCACATTAGGTTAAGCGAACTTTCATTTATATTGAAAATCTAACATTTCAAGCAAgcatttgaaatattagaTCAATTAATTACTTTCCTAAACTATAAACAAATTTGAGTAATCTTCCACGTGAATCTCAActttaacaaataaacTAAAATGTTTAACAGAAAAAGAAAGGGTGACTTTGACGACGATGACGAGGGTTACCGTGATTACCGCCCTCGTATGCCTAAGAGACAGAGAATTCCGCCTGTGGTCCAACTTTGTAAGGAAATGATGCCAGATATCTGCACCATAGGAGAATCTGTAAAGGCTTTTGATGATGACATTAAATTCTTAAGTGAAGCtatcattaatgaataCGGCAATGACGATTATTTTAATAACGCCCTTTTCCAAACTTTACGTGCAGTTGTAATAGAACAACCTCAAAAGATTCCTGCCATTGCTCTATTGGTCATTGTTGTTAATGCCGACAATGCAGTCGCTGGGAAGagtattatcaattatttttttgaagaacttCAAAAATGTGTTAAGGAAACCGTTGACGAGAGTTTTGTAGCAACATCTAACGAAACTGGTCCatggaataaaataaaattgattttgagATTCCTATCAACTCTATCTCCTATCATTTTAAAAGATGATCTAATTGCAATCTACACTAAATTGTTAAAATTAAGTGTAGATTTGAACAATCAAGATTTGGGGAAGAGAAATCCACTTTCAGAAGCAATCTTTACCAACACATTGTTAAACATTCCCTATCTTTTTTACTTTAACAAGACTGATGAACCAATGAAAGAAAgtgttgaagaattaatttcttatttGGAAGCAAACTACAACAGTAAGATTGCCGATATTAGCTTGTTGAGAGAATATAACTCCAACAGTCCTTATGAAATAACAGAACTTATTCAAGTTGCTTTACCGAATATAAAAAGAGCTTTAGCAAATAATatggaacaattgaatgacTTGTTTATCGATTACTCCCATCTATTACCAACTCaagaaatagaaaaatCTGGTTTTAATGACGCACTAGAATTACCTACTTTGGAACAATTAATACCATTCAGTAACCTTGATAAGGAATGTGGATCTGTTGATAGCATGTGGAGGGTTCCaagatatattttccaTGTCTATCTACCAAACTCCACAGGAAACTTCGAAACCGTAGTTCCGATCAGCTCTTTTGCTGGCcaattattcaatgatattattattgatcTTGTGGAAAGCTTGGAATTCAATAGACAGGAAGTCTCAAAGCAAGTTATGAGTCTTGACTTGTTTTTCAAGTCTGGTATATTTGTTGAACCCGGTGAATCCATCGCTGATTTGATTGCAGACCACGAAGAAGATCCTCTATCGTCAACCTTTAAAATCGAAGATCTTGCCATTGAGGCAATTCTAAGTTTAATATTTAAACTTCCAAAGGTTTCACAACCATTTGCCTATTTCTATACTTTGTTGGTGGATATATGTTTAAGTTCACCAAAGGCTATCGCGCCTGTTTTTGGTAGAGCCTTCAGATTCTTTTACAACAACTTAGatgatttggattttgaattaaGATTGAGATATTTAGATTGGTTCTCCATTCAAATGAGTAATTTCAACTTCTCTTGGAAATGGAAAGAATGGGAAGATGATTCTATCAAActgaacaaaatattttacaaCCCTAAGATAACTTTTATTAGAAACTTAATCCGTAAAGAATTAAGGCTAACATCTAATATTGCTGAAGTTGAAGACAGTTTACCAGatgaatttattcaatacTTGGATACCTCATACGTTCCTACGGAGGAGATGCTTTCGTTTTATCAATCTTTATTTACAGAACATACTGTTACGGTTGAAGAAGTATCTACTAAtgatcttttctttaaacTAAGTAGTATTCCAATGGATGAATCTGTCCGCACGTTACTAGACTATGTCCACAAGCAAAATGAACAAAGAGATGTGAATGACTTGAAGACAATTATATCAGATATTAAGGAACAATATGGATCAACCGTGACTGATTTCAACCGTTTCATAATAGttttattaattcaatGTGTCGTCCATTCTGGTAGTAGATCCTTATCTCATGCCAACAAGTACATTAGTGATTTGAAAGACGAATTAAATGAAGTATTCGGTGCCTTAGAAATCtctcaagaagaaaaggaatatACTATTATTGATGCTGtgatgaaatattggaaCAAAAACTCTCAAAATGGGTTTTTAATTGCTGATGCCTTGAAATTTGCGGGTTTGATCAGTGCTAAGAGTTTATACAATTTCTGCTTTACGGAAATTAATGGGAAGAATTATGGTATTGTGGATGGTACTGCAATCGAAGCCATTTTTAGGAATCTATCACAGCAGGGGATTAGTAACCCAGAAAATGTCGAAGACTTCGAATTTGTCTTTGAAAAACTTTGTATTATTGTAAATGGTGTTGTTCAAGAACTAGGTGTGCAAACAACTGAAGAGATTCCGGCACAAATTCTTGACCCAGAAATGGAAATGGATTTGGAAACTGAAGGTCCAAGATTAAATTCTCTTTGGAAATACTCTACAACTGTTAGTTTTATTAAGAGTATCCTAAGAAGATACTCTAAGGAGTATCGTTTACtgagtgaaaaattcaaggGTGGCATGGATAATGCAATTGTCCATGAACCGACGAAAAAGCAAATCCTTGAATGGATCAAAGAAGTTGatataatttaattgtGTGTATAAATAGGGATGCTAAAAGTAAAATTATATGTAATctaacaaaatatttctattattgTCGATTTTAGTagaattaatattattacatAGATAGAATATGTGAGTCTGATATACCAAATAGTATGCAAATTGATGTGAGAAATTGTCCTTTAAAGTTCGATTTATTAGTTATTAATGCCGTATCACACTTTTATAACTTTCTACATTAGAAAGCTTGTCATGttccatttcatcttcataaTGACCATCCCTATCCAAGTCCTCATCtccatcattatcattcGCAGGTAATGCACTTGTTGGAATTCTTCTTGTGACAGAACTTGTGCTATTCCTTCTAATGACG is from Naumovozyma castellii chromosome 6, complete genome and encodes:
- the PKR1 gene encoding Pkr1p (ancestral locus Anc_2.415); this encodes MASFVVSLWQSIFEPGTTPQLLIATHLSFTALIATLIWLIYATNGNIHFYILLTIASLLWITVIWFIQELKSVQLKSNEELGIPNINTNTDDEKKPEATTTARKSTNGKTKSRKV
- the NCW1 gene encoding Ncw1p (ancestral locus Anc_2.416), encoding MASSTSSHSSVSSSSSVHTNSNLVSAAVVSASSVSATSTHSTTTSKNSKNAAPGMVANPVSWKYGVALGAVLAGSFVLGAGI
- the EPO1 gene encoding Epo1p (ancestral locus Anc_2.414), whose translation is MDAGLSAMNQQQQHIMSQQGQMREQLLHNDIGGIDITQETPLSTKQGAPMPMPMPVQQQQYYQMPPPTTQVPLAVQPQQFPPQQHYHQVFPPPQQQQQQQYAYQQQQFQRMGPPAPQNQPNMMGMAKPKPKPRVSSPPQDEKRSYSLNQKSFSNFFKHRAGSSPFSKHKKSSPARMGGGGGGDDGGDGDEDEVVVMEDDPSSATYTFNDIQTFGYKNGDKFGVSSDTTPLIPTLITKQGDSMSNTEYRKYQTNQKKLARNALAKQQKAGGAVPGGQQQTPNNPRAMSLQTGANPYYQNPMQRQPFPNPNPNPNQNINVNNPRANSLMTTPQQQQQQQPYYQQFQQQQQQQRMQFQQYQAPPNANPSMPMAPPQQRQQEPRTMSLTNPSNRMLPMNDRRFQPPQQQMHPQSQPQVEQRPFYQKIGTSSSSMGSSNPPEMHSIGSSNETSTANTSQTENEFLNQNVRTSPLRNQINSLPVDDVSPIHPSNEQYVSKARLNILKLSQPQQEEQNEREQQQQEEQQERIRKQNLQKEKELREQQQLQKVQQEQQQQLKLQKEREIQEQLKRAQLERELQQQQQQQQQQQQVLQHDNLNLRPTSLLETGLQSLSLNDPSNRGSTATYTSTFSESPEKKNALNKATGMYQLENATGTREYVTAQEFPNESDNYHNIQTSRRQSQLSSASTVEMNPSTNGTDPRRIPTQSSISTIHTATSTSSTTSEANSKKRFSMTKTKNFLKKRLSKDYSTSSDLQNKRTPSIVSMSSNNSIADDTFQYKKEANKKQANRPISMASVMSESSNKKRLSTNTVQPLSIPESPIMQNRQSTIRPIREHIVEADDFVFDNTVAKEYQPSFKILGKKSSTKTITISGEQLNIITENTELMKELTLVSTALAESIKRETILEERIRSKHDTMDTDRPLSLDDFEIELRKKSSKIVELIQQLNDERLKRFIAEEQLLLKENGASPSSIELVQTINDLKMSLDSKDDEIRTLKEKIFQLEEPQENFL
- the STO1 gene encoding Sto1p (ancestral locus Anc_2.413) gives rise to the protein MFNRKRKGDFDDDDEGYRDYRPRMPKRQRIPPVVQLCKEMMPDICTIGESVKAFDDDIKFLSEAIINEYGNDDYFNNALFQTLRAVVIEQPQKIPAIALLVIVVNADNAVAGKSIINYFFEELQKCVKETVDESFVATSNETGPWNKIKLILRFLSTLSPIILKDDLIAIYTKLLKLSVDLNNQDLGKRNPLSEAIFTNTLLNIPYLFYFNKTDEPMKESVEELISYLEANYNSKIADISLLREYNSNSPYEITELIQVALPNIKRALANNMEQLNDLFIDYSHLLPTQEIEKSGFNDALELPTLEQLIPFSNLDKECGSVDSMWRVPRYIFHVYLPNSTGNFETVVPISSFAGQLFNDIIIDLVESLEFNRQEVSKQVMSLDLFFKSGIFVEPGESIADLIADHEEDPLSSTFKIEDLAIEAILSLIFKLPKVSQPFAYFYTLLVDICLSSPKAIAPVFGRAFRFFYNNLDDLDFELRLRYLDWFSIQMSNFNFSWKWKEWEDDSIKLNKIFYNPKITFIRNLIRKELRLTSNIAEVEDSLPDEFIQYLDTSYVPTEEMLSFYQSLFTEHTVTVEEVSTNDLFFKLSSIPMDESVRTLLDYVHKQNEQRDVNDLKTIISDIKEQYGSTVTDFNRFIIVLLIQCVVHSGSRSLSHANKYISDLKDELNEVFGALEISQEEKEYTIIDAVMKYWNKNSQNGFLIADALKFAGLISAKSLYNFCFTEINGKNYGIVDGTAIEAIFRNLSQQGISNPENVEDFEFVFEKLCIIVNGVVQELGVQTTEEIPAQILDPEMEMDLETEGPRLNSLWKYSTTVSFIKSILRRYSKEYRLLSEKFKGGMDNAIVHEPTKKQILEWIKEVDII